ACCTGCTGGCGATCACGGCTGTGTGGTTCGTCGCCCGCATCCCGCCGAGCTGGTTCGCGTCCCGGGCGCTGATCGAGTTGCCGTTCGTGGTGCTGGCGTTCGCGCTGCCGTTCACCGGGCACGCGCCCTACACGACGGTTCTGGGCGTCGAGGTGTCGGTGGAAGGGGCTCTGGCCGGCTGGAACATCCTCGCCAAGGGCACCCTGGGCGTCCTGGTCTCCCTGACCCTGGCCGCCACCACCGCCCCGCAGGACCTGTTGCTGGGCCTGCAACGCCTGCGCCTGCCCTCGGTCCTGGTCACGATCGCCACGCTGATGCTGCGCTACGCCGAGGTCGTGGTGGCCGAGGCCAAGCGGATGCGCGTGGCCCGCATCTCCCGCGGTGACGACCCGCGCTTCCTGTGGCAGCTCGGAGCCACCGCGCGGGGCGTGGGCAGCCTGTTCATCCGGTCCTACGAGCGCGGCGAGCGCGTCCACCTGGCCATGGTGTCGCGCGGCTGGTCGGGGCGGATGCCGGACGGGCGGGGGAGCGCGGTGGTGGAACCGGTGCCGGTCGAGCGCACCGCGCCGGCGCTGGTGGTCGAGCGGCTCGCGTACGCCTACCCGGACGGTCACCAAGCCCTGTTCGGCATCGACCTGCGCGTCGAACGCGGCGAGCGCGTGGCCGTGCTCGGCCCGAACGGCGCGGGCAAGACGACCTTCGTCCTGCACCTCAACGGCGTGCTGAGCGGGGGTTCCGGTCGCATCGAGGTCGCGGGCCTGCCGGTGACCAAGGAGCACCTGCGGGAGATCCGCCGCCGGGTGGGCGTGGTCTTCCAGGACCCGGACGACCAGCTGTTCCTGCCCACGGTGCGCCAGGACGTGGCTTTCGGGCCGGCGAACTTCGGCCTGCGGGGCGCCGATCTCGACGCCCGGGTCCAGGCCGCGCTGGACGCCGTGGGCATGGCGGACGTGGCCGACCGGTCCCCGTTGCACCTGTCCGGCGGCCAGCGTCGCCGGGTGGCGCTGGCGACCGTGCTGGCGTGCGAACCGGAGATCCTCGTGCTGGACGAGCCCTCGGCGAACCTGGAACCGGTGGCCCGCCGCGAGCTGGCCGAGGTGTTGCTGGGCCTGGACCGCACGATGCTGATGGTCACCCACGACCTGCCGTACGCGGTGCAGATGTGCCCGCGCAGCGTCCTGGTGGACGGCGGGGTGGTGGTGGCGGACGGGCCGACCCGCGACCTGCTGGCCGACGCGGACCTGCTCGCCCGCCACCGCCTGGAACTCCCGTACGGCTTCCGCCTGGACTGACGCCTTGGACTGACGCCGGGTGGGGCGCGCCGTTGCGCCCCACCCGACAAGTCGTCACGGGCTGGTGCAGGTCACCTCGGGGAGCGGGTTGGTGGTGCCGGGGTTGTTGGCCGTGAAGCCGAACTTCACCGACTGCTCGACGCCCACGGTCTTGTTCCACTCGGCGTTCTTCACGACCACCTCGGAGCCGGAGCCGGACTTCACGCCGTTCCACACGTTGGTGATCGTCTGGCCGCCGCTGAAGGTCCACCGCGCCGACCACCCGTTGTACGGGCTGGTGCTGTGGTTCATGACCTCCACCTCACCCTGGAAGCCGCCCTGCCAGGTGCCGGTGATCTTGTAGATCGCCATGCAGTTCGACCCCGACGGGGGAGGGGTCGTGGTGGTGGTGGTCGTGGTGGTGGAGGTGGTGGTCGTCGTGCTGGTCGGGGTCGTGCTGGTGGTGGTCGTGGTGGTCGGGGTGCCGGGTCGGCCGACCCCCGTGACCTCGCCGTTGCCGCCGTCGAAGACCACGTCGGAGCAGTTGTAGAAGGTCTCCGTCGAGTCCGACCGCTGCCACACCGAGTAGACGATGTGCCGGCCCGACTTGCCCGACGGGAGCCGCCCGCTCCAGTAGTAGTGGCCCTCCGCGGTGCCCACCGAACCCGTGCGGGGCGGGTCGGTGACCGACAGGAACGGCGTGGACTCCAGGTCGCTCCACGCCAGGGCGCGGGTCGGGCTCCAGGTGTCCTTGGTGACGTAGAGCCGGAACGTGCCCGGGTGGTGGGCCCACATGTTGTAGGTGAAGTTGAAGTTCGCCCCGGCGGTCAGGTGCGTGACCGGGAAGTCGTCGCGGGCGATGTCGAAGCCCGCGAACGTGGGGTTGTTGCCGCTGCACAGCTTGCCGTCCGGGATGAAGCCCGCCATCCGGCCGGCGCCGTCCGAGCGCAGCACGCCGAACCAGTTGTAGAGCGCGTTGGTGCCGCCGGCCTTCACCGCGGCGTCGCAGGCGGGGTTGACCGGGACGATGTTGCCCGTGGGGGCGAGGCCGTCCTGCCAGCACAGGTAGGTGCGGCTGCCCGGTTTCATCATGGCGCCGTGCGCGGACGCCGTGGACGCGTTCAGGAGCACCGCGACCAGCAGTCCGGCGGCGGCCATCGCCAGTGCGGCGAGCCATCGTCGGGTCGTCACGTCGGTTACCTCCTCGTCGAGGTCTGGGAGCGCTCCCAGTCGAGCCGACTGTAACCGCGTCGGTGCTATATGTGAACGAAAAGCCGCCTTACGGCTCAGTCAGGACGTCTTAACGGGGTCAGGCCGTCTCAACGGGCTCAAGCGCCACCTGACCCAGCTGCTCGCGCGCCTGGTGCGGCGTCAGCCGCCGCATCCCGGCCACCGCGCACCGCCGGACCACCGAAGGCTGTTCCCGAAGCAGTCGCAACCCCCGCCGCAGCAGCAGCGGCACCGGCTTGCGCGCCTCGGCCACGTCCCGCGCGAACCGCCGCACGAACGTCACGAAAGCGTTGGGGGACAACACGATCGCGTCCAACAGCACCCCGGCTTCGCGGGCTCCGGACACCAGCCGGTCCGCGAACAGCCCTTCGGCGATGAACGGACCGTCCGCCTCGACGACCCGGCGCCCGACCACCCGGTCCTCGCCGATCTCGTACACCGGGGCCTCCACCCGCCCGGTCGTGGCCAGTTCGACCACCGCCGCCAGCGCCTCCGCGGTGTTCCACGACTCCTCGGCGTCCCAGTCCGCCCGCCCGGCCGCGTCACGCGGCAGCAGCGGGTCGTCGCCCTCGCGGTAGAAGTCGTCCAGGCGCAGCACGGGCCAGCCCAGGTGGGCGGCGAGGGTGGACTTCCCCGAACCGGACGGACCGGCGAGCAGCACGACGCGCGGGTGAACGGCAAGTGACGGCACGGAATGCAATGGTCGCACACCCGGCTTGTCCCCCTGTGCACGGATGGTGCTCCGCTGTGCACCGGCTCTGGCACTGAACGCGACGGCCCGCCACGATGTCGGTCATGGAAAGGGTGCGCGACCAGGAGCACGCGCGGCGGATGCTCTCGGAGCTCGAACGCGACCGACCGCGGCACGAGCGACCACCGGACGTCGCCGCCCCGACCGGCGAGGGGTTCGCCGACGTCGTCGCCGCCGGTGGCGACCGGATCGAGCTGGACCCGGCCGAACTGGCCGAGGCGCTGCGCCGGCTGGACGCGTTGCACGACGAGATCGCCACCCGGCTCGCGGAGTCCACGCGGCTGGAAGGCCCGTTGGGTGACGGCCACGGCCCGGTCGCCCGGCACATGCGCGCCGCGTTCGGGCTGCGCGGCGGGCCGAGCGGGGTGCAGGGGGCGTTGCGGTCGTACCTGGACGAGCTGGGGGCGCTGCGCGCGGCCCTGCACCAGGTCGGCGTCACCCACCAGGCACAGGACGAAGCCGTCGCGGACACGATGAGGCCTCCGAGATGACCGAGCAGCGCAAGCACCGGTACTGGTCCCACGACCACAAGCCCAGCGCGCGGGCTCGGCGCCAAGCGCGGCGCGTGCGGCGGGACAAGGAGGTCAACCGGCTGCCCGAGAAGTTCGGGCAGATCAACTGGGCCGTCTACACCCACCGCG
This DNA window, taken from Saccharothrix variisporea, encodes the following:
- a CDS encoding energy-coupling factor ABC transporter ATP-binding protein: MPDGRGSAVVEPVPVERTAPALVVERLAYAYPDGHQALFGIDLRVERGERVAVLGPNGAGKTTFVLHLNGVLSGGSGRIEVAGLPVTKEHLREIRRRVGVVFQDPDDQLFLPTVRQDVAFGPANFGLRGADLDARVQAALDAVGMADVADRSPLHLSGGQRRRVALATVLACEPEILVLDEPSANLEPVARRELAEVLLGLDRTMLMVTHDLPYAVQMCPRSVLVDGGVVVADGPTRDLLADADLLARHRLELPYGFRLD
- a CDS encoding uridine kinase family protein, coding for MPSLAVHPRVVLLAGPSGSGKSTLAAHLGWPVLRLDDFYREGDDPLLPRDAAGRADWDAEESWNTAEALAAVVELATTGRVEAPVYEIGEDRVVGRRVVEADGPFIAEGLFADRLVSGAREAGVLLDAIVLSPNAFVTFVRRFARDVAEARKPVPLLLRRGLRLLREQPSVVRRCAVAGMRRLTPHQAREQLGQVALEPVETA
- a CDS encoding lytic polysaccharide monooxygenase, which codes for MTTRRWLAALAMAAAGLLVAVLLNASTASAHGAMMKPGSRTYLCWQDGLAPTGNIVPVNPACDAAVKAGGTNALYNWFGVLRSDGAGRMAGFIPDGKLCSGNNPTFAGFDIARDDFPVTHLTAGANFNFTYNMWAHHPGTFRLYVTKDTWSPTRALAWSDLESTPFLSVTDPPRTGSVGTAEGHYYWSGRLPSGKSGRHIVYSVWQRSDSTETFYNCSDVVFDGGNGEVTGVGRPGTPTTTTTTSTTPTSTTTTTSTTTTTTTTTPPPSGSNCMAIYKITGTWQGGFQGEVEVMNHSTSPYNGWSARWTFSGGQTITNVWNGVKSGSGSEVVVKNAEWNKTVGVEQSVKFGFTANNPGTTNPLPEVTCTSP